One genomic window of Struthio camelus isolate bStrCam1 chromosome 1, bStrCam1.hap1, whole genome shotgun sequence includes the following:
- the TMEM243 gene encoding transmembrane protein 243, with protein sequence MEGFAGRSYGTGALDNRPLFGETSARDRIINLVVGGLTSLLLVVTLISAFIFPQLPPKPVNIFFAFCISLCCISAGILIYWYRQGDLEPKFRNLIYYILFSIVMLCICANLYFHEVGK encoded by the exons atggaggGCTTCGCCGGGCGCAGCTACGGCACCGGCGCGCTGGACAACCGGCCGCTCTTCGGCGAGACCTCGGCCCGG gACAGGATCATCAATTTAGTCGTCGGCGGCCTGACATCCTTGCTGCTTGTA gTCACTCTAATCAGTGCTTTTATCTTCCCGCAACTACCTCCAAAACCTGTGaatatattttttgctttctgcatCTCCTTGTGTTGCATTTCTGCTGGCATACTT ATCTACTGGTATCGACAAGGAGACCTGGAACCTAAATTCAGGAACTTAATTTACTACATACTATTTTCTATTGTCATGTTATGTATATGTGCCAACCTGTACTTCCATGAAGTGGGTAAATGA
- the MEIG1 gene encoding meiosis expressed gene 1 protein homolog isoform X1, with translation MVSQELPGISRWIEGAHSLDEFSTSCTEVHNPSNMKKSETSGVMARADIKPKSICHAKKWSDEVENLYRFQQAGYRDEVEYKQVKQVDMVECWPETGFVKKLQRRDNTFYYYNKQRECEDREVHKKTTEITKIHVPGVEKLSGLLQG, from the exons ATGGTCAGTCAGGAACTGCCAGGCATATCTAGATGGATTGAAGGAGCACATTCATTAGATGAATTCAGTACATCCTGTACAGAAGTACATAACCCTAGTAACAT GAAAAAGTCTGAAACTTCTGGAGTCATGGCTAGAGCTGACATCAAACCAAAATCTATATGTCATGCCAAAAAATGGTCAGATGAGGTAGAGAACTTGTACAGATTTCAGCAAGCCGGATACAGAGATGAAGTTGAATATAAGCAAGTAAAGCAAGTTGATATG GTAGAGTGTTGGCCAGAAACTGGATTTGTTAAGAAACTTCAGAGAAGGGACAATACTTTCTATTATTACAATAAGCAAAGAGAATGTGAAGACAGAGAAGTCCATAAA AAAACTACTGAAATCACAAAGATCCACGTGCCAGGAGTGGAGAAGCTGAGCGGCCTTCTTCAAGGTTAG
- the MEIG1 gene encoding meiosis expressed gene 1 protein homolog isoform X3, with protein MARADIKPKSICHAKKWSDEVENLYRFQQAGYRDEVEYKQVKQVDMVECWPETGFVKKLQRRDNTFYYYNKQRECEDREVHKKTTEITKIHVPGVEKLSGLLQG; from the exons ATGGCTAGAGCTGACATCAAACCAAAATCTATATGTCATGCCAAAAAATGGTCAGATGAGGTAGAGAACTTGTACAGATTTCAGCAAGCCGGATACAGAGATGAAGTTGAATATAAGCAAGTAAAGCAAGTTGATATG GTAGAGTGTTGGCCAGAAACTGGATTTGTTAAGAAACTTCAGAGAAGGGACAATACTTTCTATTATTACAATAAGCAAAGAGAATGTGAAGACAGAGAAGTCCATAAA AAAACTACTGAAATCACAAAGATCCACGTGCCAGGAGTGGAGAAGCTGAGCGGCCTTCTTCAAGGTTAG
- the MEIG1 gene encoding meiosis expressed gene 1 protein homolog isoform X2: MVSQELPGISRWIEGAHSLDEFSTSCTEVHNPSNMKKSETSGVMARADIKPKSICHAKKWSDEVENLYRFQQAGYRDEVEYKQVKQVDMVECWPETGFVKKLQRRDNTFYYYNKQRECEDREVHKVKIYVY; the protein is encoded by the exons ATGGTCAGTCAGGAACTGCCAGGCATATCTAGATGGATTGAAGGAGCACATTCATTAGATGAATTCAGTACATCCTGTACAGAAGTACATAACCCTAGTAACAT GAAAAAGTCTGAAACTTCTGGAGTCATGGCTAGAGCTGACATCAAACCAAAATCTATATGTCATGCCAAAAAATGGTCAGATGAGGTAGAGAACTTGTACAGATTTCAGCAAGCCGGATACAGAGATGAAGTTGAATATAAGCAAGTAAAGCAAGTTGATATG GTAGAGTGTTGGCCAGAAACTGGATTTGTTAAGAAACTTCAGAGAAGGGACAATACTTTCTATTATTACAATAAGCAAAGAGAATGTGAAGACAGAGAAGTCCATAAAGTAAAAATTTATGTGTATTAG